One Nicotiana tomentosiformis chromosome 1, ASM39032v3, whole genome shotgun sequence genomic window, CAGAGGATGGAAATTGGAACAGAAAGAATTCGACCAAACAATGTCTGTGTGCGCGCTTTTGATGGTGTCAAGCGAGACACAATAGGggaaattgatttgattttgaccaTTGGCCCCATGGATTTCTAAGTGACTTTCCAGGTTCTAGACATGGATACTTCATATAATTTTCtcctaggaagaccatggatTTACGCTGTAGGGGTTGTGCCCTCCACTCtccatcaaatggtcaaatttgagtatgaaaaccaagaaattattgtacatgggAAGGATGAACATTCCATTTACAGGGACCTTTCAGTCCTGTGTCTCGAAGCCAGAGAAGAAGGTGAGCACATTGTCTACCAAGCTTTCGAAATTGTGGTCGCCGACCAATGCAAAAAAGGGCCCCTGTTACCTCAACCTTGCTTATCTAATGCATCGGTCATGGTCGCCAGTGAAATGATTAAACATTGGTACAAGCTCGGAAAGGGGCTCGGGGTATCTCTGCAAGGCATCACTGAGCCCATCACTTCGACTGCCAATGAGAAGTTCTTTGGCATAGGTTTCCAAGCTATAAATGCCAATATAAGATGGGCTGATGAGTGCAAGAAAAATGGATGGGCCCTGCCCCAGCCCGTTCCGCATATCGCCAAGTCATTTGTTAAACCCAAGTATgtagaagaagaataagaagaagaagaagaagaggtctTCACGGCCGAAGAGATTGAGGATATTTATGAAGCCATGCAACAAATGTTGTATAAATCCCACATGGTCCGGCCGGGGGAAGGCACGAGCACTGCTGAGGTGCTATACATGGGACCAAATGCCAAGCTTCAGAATTGGAAAGCTACCTCATTCCCTGTCAAGCGGGAATCCCGGTAGTCCAGTCTTACCATCTTTTCTACATTACGAGTTAATCCAAGGTGTAACTcgaatgttttactttattgtcttttgATTTCGATGTAAACCCTCATATCTTCAATTCAATGAattgaaatcaatatttcatcgtcAATGGATATTCTCCTTTTTCTTTATTCtgatttttcttatctttttcttttcagttCTAATAACGTAAActtaaataacatgacatgcttgtggacttcatgcccagatcctaaaataatgtctaactgtgaaataatgaatcaagaaccagaatatgatgaagatgagtcttttagggaaataaatcaagaattggaacaatttgagaataagcctaagccaaacttaaatgaaactaagccagttaatttgggcagtccaGAAGAGGTCCGGGAAACCATGATAAGCATTCACGCATATGAAAGAACTAGAGATGCATTGATCCaacttttgtttgaattcaaAGATGTGTTtgcatggtcttatgatgatatgctaGGGTTGAGTGTTGATTTCGTGGTACATAAATTGCCAACTTATCCCGGTTACCCACCAGTCcaacaaaagcaaagaaagtTTAAAACAGACATCagtgataagattaaagaagaagtCACTAAACAATTGAAAGCTGGTATGATCTGGGTGGTCCGATACACCACATGGTTGGCTAATGTGGTCCCAGTGCCAAAGAAGGACGGAAAAACCCGAGTGTGCGTTGATTATCGGGATTTGAACAAGGCAAGCCCCAATGACAACTTTCCATTGACAAACATCCACATTCTTGTTGACAACTATGCCAAACATGAGATACAGTCTTTAGTGGATTtttatgctgggtaccaccaggTTCTGATGGATGAAGAAAACACAGAAAAGACGGTTTTCACCATACCTTGGGGCACTTACTGTTACAGAGTCATGCCATTTGGTCTGAAAAATACCGGGGCaacctacatgagagccatgactgcCATTTTCCACAACATGATGCACCATGAAATTGAGGTGTATatggatgatgtgatcattaagtccAGAACGCAAGAAGACCGTGCGCGGGATTTGAGGAAGTTCTTTGAGCGTCTGCGTAGGTATGACTTGAAATTGAATCCAgctaaatgtgcattcggagttccatctgggaaacttctGGGGTTTATAGTTAGCCGGAGGGGTATCGAGTTAGATCCAACAAAGATAAAGTCTATTTGGGTTTTGCCACCTCCGAGAACTAAGAAAGAGGTCATGAGTCTACTGGGAAGATTGAATTATATCAGCAAGTTCATTGCTCAGCTTACTACCACATGTTAGCCCATATTTAAGTTGTTGAAGAAAGATGCGGCGATCAAATGGACAGATGAATGTCAAGAGGcttttgataaaatcaaagaatatCTGTCAAATCCGCTAGTGTTGGTTCCACCTGAGCTAGGAAGACTTTTGTTCTTGTACTTGACGGTCTTGGAAAATTCCTTTGGTTGTgtcctggggcaacatgatgtgaCCGGGAAGAGAGAACAAGCCATATACtacttgagcaagaagttcactagTTATGAAGCCAAATACACTCTGTTAGAAAAGAACTTACTGCGCCCTAACTCGGGTCGCCCAGAAGctcagacattatcttttggcctacaccacatatctcataaccATAATGGATCCTATGAAGTACAAATTCCACAAACTTACGCCCACGGGaaggttagcaaaatggcaaatcaTGCTCACTGAATTCGACATTGTCTATGTCACCCGCACGGCGATGAAAGCTCAAGACTTGGCGGATCATCTAGCTAAGAATCCGGTTGATGATGAATACCAACCCCTGAGTACTTACTTTCTGGACGAAGAAGTAAATTCAATTGAAGTAATTCCAGAGGACTCCAATGCTTGGAAAATATTCTTTGATGGAGTTGTAAATGCAAAAGGTGTCGAGATTAGTGCAATTTTGATTTCGCCCACTGGTCAGCACTATCCGGCCACAGCCCGGCTTTGTTTCTTCTGTACAAACAACATCGCTGAATATGAAGCCTGCATTATGGGCATGAATATGGCAGTTGATCTGGATGTGAAAGAATTGTTAATCATGGGAGATTTTGATTTGATCATTCGGtaagcccaaggtgaatgggaaactcgagacatcaagcttatcaCATACAGGCAACATGTGGAAGATCTTAGCAAATGGTTCAAGTCCGTCGAGTTCAGGTATATTCCTCGATTCCACAATGAGTTAGTTGATACACTAGCTACTTTGGTCTCAATGTTGCCGTATCGGGGCAATGTCCATATTGACCTGCTGGAAATCCAAATTCGACAAAGGCATGGTTATTGTAATGCAATTGAAATAGAACCAGATGGTCGTCCATGGTATCATGATATTAAAAGATTTTTGAAAACAAAGGAATATCCCGAGCAGGCCAATGGAGATCAATAGAGCACTATCAGAAGGCTTGCCATCAATTTCTTTTTGAGAGGAGAAGTCTTGTACAAAAGAACTCCAGATCTGAATCTTTTGAGGTGCGTAGATGCTCGAGAAGATGAAAAGATCATGAACGAAGTTCATTCGGGAGTATGTGGGACTCATATGAATGGATATGTCCTTGCAAAGAAAATTCTCCGAGCAAGTTAttactggatgaccatggaaaaggaTTGTTTCAGTTTCGTCCGGAAGTGCCATCAATGCCAGATACACGGTGACCTGATTTATACACCGCCTTCAGAGTTATATCTTATGTCGGCGCCTTGGCCATTCGTTGCTTGggcatggatgttattgggccaatcgagccgaaagcttcaaatgggcacagattcatccTGGTTGCCATTGATTAATTCACAAAGTGGGTCGAAGCGGTCACTTTCAAAGCTGTCATTAAGAAAGTAGTGGTGGACTTCGTGCATTCCAACATTATTTGTCGTTTTGGTATTCCTAAAACTATAATTACAGACAATACTGCAAATCTGAAATGAGGGAGGTATGCGAACAATTTAAGATTATACATCGTAACTCTACCCCTTATCAGCCCAAAGCTAATGGCGCAGTTGAAACTGTAagcaagaacatcaagaagatcctcaggaaaatgattcaaagttctaGAGAGTGTCATGAAAAAACTGCCTTTTGCATTATTGGGATATCGAACCACCGTGCGCACCTCAATTGGGGACACGCCCTATTTATTGGTTTACAGTACTGAAGCTGTAATACCTGCAGAAGTTGAAATTCTCTCTcttcgaatcattgttgaagccgagatcgaggatgatgaatggTTCAAGACCCGGTTAGAACAATTAAccatgattgatgaaaagcggatggccgcagtttgccatgggcagttgtaccaacaaagaatggcccgtgcctacaacaagaaagtgcgaccCAGGAAATtcgaagtggggcaactcgttctgagacgtattctcctgCATCATGAGGAAGCAAAAGGAAAATTTGATCTAAATTGGAAAGTTCCGTACATTATAAGAAAACTATTGCCGAAAGTAGCATTGTATTTGGGAGATATCGAAGGAAATGATCCCGAAACAGCTGTCAATGCAGATGCcgtcaaaaggtattatgtttgacccttttacGCAGTTTTAAttctctctgattgggatgacgaaggctttcattctcgctatccaaatACTACCAAGCCTTGCAAACCCTTTGAGTCGGCTcatttttctttgattaccctctttggaacctggaagttattattaaaaaaatgaaatgaaaaatgaatgaaaagaaagaaaacaaaggaaatcaaaaacaaaagttctttgaactacgtttgacttgattccgaaaggatacgtaggcagcctctctctggggttcagtcataccaaaataaaaatcctaagttccccaaaagttgaaactggggcagatgttacaatggttcggcgatggtttcgcctaaaaggttccaaagttgtaattcaatctaattcctttttacccaaatccttttcaagtccttccggccaatcaacgagaatgttcaaaaattggaggatacagtcactTGGATCTGATGCCAAAATGAGaaagtcttattggtgaaaaccctcacgggaaccatagggcgatgacgagcagagaaaatgaaaatgagaatgtcttgttaatgaaaacccgcaaagggcactataaggcgatggtgagaagagaaatgagagaggtcagttggtgAAAATCCGCAAAGGGcggcactactgatcgaaaagaggatctttaCAGCCATTGATATTGacagtcctgggcaaggtttctcggtttctaggcaaaagttgtgataaaTTTCTGAGGGTTGGAcgatttacacagatcaggcatccagtccaaaaggcatgtcatgttcattgaagttcgcatgtactccagataattcattctttcctttccccgaaagggataccttttGCCTAAATTCATTTgttcattccattgtttgtttttctttgactccctttcggtctaactctgttctgaaactaagacaaagaagggATGACAAGACTAATTTACAGGGTTCTCGCTTGATACgagctaatatgcaaaaaaggcacccagCCTCGGTAGAGGCATCGAGTCGACCCGAACTGgccatggtggccgatgctttgaaatCGAAAACTCTCAAAagaaggaaatcaaattgaaatgaCTACAAGGGCggaaatgaagttgaaaaggttgagtcCCATGCGACTAACCGTCTTGGCAAGGTTTGAAAAACCAAGGATTCCCTAATGCTTTGaagttaaaaattaaaagaagGAAATCAAACTGAAATGTTCACAAAGGCGAAACAAAGATTGAAAAGGTTAGGTCCTACGTGACTAACCGTCATGGCAATGTTTGTACAAGCCAAAGGTTCTCCGGGACCAGAAAGGAAATCGATCTTGAGGAAACAACCAGTTGCGGTGAAATTACCGTAAAAAGGGCCGAGATCAAGTGACCGAAATGTTCAAGGCCACAAAAtcaaccaccgtttcaaactaacaaattattctttgtttgaaaaacaggaaacaggtgcaatccaaaagTAACCTTGCAAGAAACAGGTGCAACCAAACAGAAATTGCGCAAAGGCTAGAAACAACTTTGCTGCAACCACTCCAAAGGGAAGTTTCCTCCAAAATTATTTCCCGCATTTACTCATTctctgaaataaaaaaaaaataaaaaaaataaataaagaaaagaaagaaaaagttcaAATTCATGGTAGCATAGGGTCCACTCCCTAGCtgcgtttttccaacatagggtctcaactccctagttgaaattattttagacatagggtcttcactccctagtctctcttccaacataggttctccactccctagttgcttttttagacatagggtctccactccctagtcgcttttctaatatagggtttccactccctagttgatgattttttagacatggggtctccactccctagtctcttttccaacataggttcccattccctagttgatgtttttagacatagggtctctactccctagtctctttt contains:
- the LOC138907109 gene encoding uncharacterized protein, whose translation is MDPMKYKFHKLTPTGRLAKWQIMLTEFDIVYVTRTAMKAQDLADHLAKNPVDDEYQPLSTYFLDEEVNSIEVIPEDSNAWKIFFDGVVNAKGVEISAILISPTGQHYPATARLCFFCTNNIAEYEACIMGMNMAVDLDVKELLIMGDFDLIIRQHVEDLSKWFKSVEFRYIPRFHNELVDTLATLVSMLPYRGNVHIDLLEIQIRQRHGYCNAIEIEPDGRPCTEAVIPAEVEILSLRIIVEAEIEDDEWFKTRLEQLTMIDEKRMAAVCHGQLYQQRMARAYNKKVRPRKFEVGQLVLRRILLHHEEAKGKFDLNWKVPYIIRKLLPKVALYLGDIEGNDPETAVNADAVKRYYV